The following nucleotide sequence is from Dethiosulfovibrio salsuginis.
CCCACCGCTATCTCTGAAATTAGCATTGGATCCTCCCTTTAAGAGTACCTCGGTAACATCAACTACAGGGTTAGACGAAGCGGCATACATTAAAGGGGTCTTCCCTTCCACGTCTTTCGCCTGAACATTAGCTCCATTCGCTAAGAGCAGTCGAGTCACCTCCGGGTTGGGGTTGTTGCCTGCCGCAGACATCAACAGGGTCGTCCCATCCTGACCTATCAAAAATACATTGGGATTTGCTCCAGCATCCAGAAGGGCTTTGGTTACCCTGGAGTCAGAGTTATCGCTCGCGGAGTAAAAAAGGGCAGTACCTCCATCTTCGTCCTCGTAGTTTACATCAGCTCCATACTCCAAAAGCAACATAACTACCGCTGGATCAGGATTAGACCACGCCGCTAGCATCAAAGCCGTATAGCCAACTTCGTTTTTTGCGTCGACGTCCATACCGCTAGCCAATAACCGTTTTATCTCAGAGACCGACCCACGCTTGCAGAAATTGGCAAAAGCTGCCTCCTCCTGATCTGTAGCTAGACCTGGAGGTGCAGCCATAAAGACCATAACGCAAGCCAGGCAAACAGCGATCCAACCGATAAACTTCTTTCCCATACAGATCCCTCCTTATGAAATCAAAAAACCGAAAACAGGCCGTCTAAGCTCCCGCAAAAAAAGCATAGGGCAACAGAGCGACCTGTTAAGTCGGAGAGGGAAAGCAAAAACCTTATTCTGTCACCGTCCTAAGATGTCGTTATGGAGTAGTAAAGTTGCAGGTGAAGGCGATAGGCCTTTTCAAGATAAACTCAATCAAGAGGAGGATTTCGTTATGAATAAGATGGTAAGGAAGGTCGCTTCGGTGGTAGGCTTTTGCGGTGCCCTATGGGCAGCAGAGGGGCTAAACAGGTTTGGGGGCTTGGTCGCCGCTTTCGGGGGAGAAGATACCCCTTTCTACATAGCGTTTCTACTGATCGCGGTGGCCGCAGCAGGAGTCTTTATACTCTCCCTCTTCAAAGATGTGCCTTCGCCCTTAAAGTGGGTCATTTGCGTCGGCCTTTTTGGATCGGCAGGGCTAGTTCTCATGGGGCCGGCTTTACCGGTCAACGAACAGATCTTGTTTGGGCTTACAGTCGCCGCTCTGGCTACCTTTGCGCTTCCCACTTCAAACAAGAAAAAAGAATCGGTAGTAACTATAACCAAAGACCAAGAAAAGCCAACAAACGCCCAGGCAAAGTAAGCTAGACAATCCCTCATACTCCCCGCAGATTTTATTCCAGACCGGAAGGGGCATAATGAAAGGAGCCCCCCAGGGAACTGACAAACAATTCAGAGGTAGAGGCCGCCTATCTAGACACCTCAAAGCACTGACGCTAGGCCAAAAGTCTCGACTTCTCCTGGAAGTCGAGACTTTTTCACATTCTCCGACATGTTATG
It contains:
- a CDS encoding ankyrin repeat domain-containing protein, translating into MGKKFIGWIAVCLACVMVFMAAPPGLATDQEEAAFANFCKRGSVSEIKRLLASGMDVDAKNEVGYTALMLAAWSNPDPAVVMLLLEYGADVNYEDEDGGTALFYSASDNSDSRVTKALLDAGANPNVFLIGQDGTTLLMSAAGNNPNPEVTRLLLANGANVQAKDVEGKTPLMYAASSNPVVDVTEVLLKGGSNANFRDSGGKNAADLAKAYNENKEVAKLLASYSGSQASGKTDFSEYEWMNYRKAVFEDYPKGQKVKISGEVYDVDGKYASVFTERVSGMGYLKNPVIVQVPKGRIKALEGDRMVALGTYNGTKEVVDLFGGQSVIPVILAEHYESTESNFTHSIEDNFIDAVMSVWD